The Miscanthus floridulus cultivar M001 chromosome 7, ASM1932011v1, whole genome shotgun sequence genome includes a region encoding these proteins:
- the LOC136466703 gene encoding uncharacterized protein: protein MRINGKTALSYHYFQRIIGIDSSGLALDLANENIVLNELNHGKISFVKGDATTFMKGAISENELWDLVILDPPKLAPRKKVLQSASGMYRSLNTLAMQVVKPGGLLMTCSCSGAMTQSGVFLKTIQGAASMAGRKVTVLRQAGPACDHPIDPAYPEGQYLSNYLLRVA from the exons ATGCGGATCAACGGGAAAACCGCTCTTTCATATCATTACTTTCAAAGGATCATTG GCATTGATTCATCAGGATTGGCACTAGACCTTGCCAATGAGAATATCGTTCTGAATGAGCTAAACCATGGAAAAATCTCATTTGTAAAAGGAGATGCAACTACATTCATGAAAGGAGCTATCTCAGAAAATGAGCTGTGGGACTTGGTAATCCTTGACCCTCCAAAGTTGGCGCCGCGAAAGAAG GTGCTACAAAGTGCATCCGGTATGTATAGAAGCTTGAACACGCTTGCAATGCAAGTGGTGAAGCCAGGGGGGTTACTCATGACATGCTCTTGTTCTGGAGCTATGACCCAAAGTGGCGTGTTCCTCAAAACCATTCAG GGTGCTGCATCAATGGCTGGCCGTAAGGTTACGGTCTTACGTCAAGCTGGGCCAGCCTGTGATCACCCCATCGACCCTGCATACCCTGAGGGCCAGTATCTCAGCAATTACTTGCTGCGCGTGGCATGA
- the LOC136466702 gene encoding ALA-interacting subunit 3-like — MDSHAAGSSSGGSGDGAAQPRRNSRKPKYSKFTQQELPACKPILTPKWVISVFVLVGVIFVPIGIVSLRASQQVVEIVDRYDDACVPAGVTDKLAYIRNDSIPKACTRNLTITKDMKQPIFVYYQLDNFYQNHRRYVKSRNDVQLRDKSKASETDNCDPEAKTVDGKPIVPCGLIAWSLFNDTYNLIRNNETLSVDKKDISWKSDRDHKFGSDVLPMNFQKGPLQGGKILDSKIPLSEQEDLIVWMRTAALPTFRKLYGRIYVDLKENDTITVQLENNYNTYSFSGKKKLVLSTATWIGGKNDFLGLAYLTVGGICFFLAFAFTLLYLIKPRKMGDSSYLSWNRATLGR; from the exons ATGGATAGCCACGCCGCCGGGTCGAGCTCCGGCGGATCCGGGGATGGCGCCGCGCAGCCCAGGAGGAACTCCAGGAAGCCCAAGT ATTCCAAGTTTACGCAGCAGGAGCTTCCAGCTTGCAAGCCGATTCTTACTCCAAAATGG GTTATTTCAGTATTTGTTCTTGTTGGTGTGATTTTTGTCCCAATTGGTATTGTTTCGCTGCGAGCTTCACAACAA GTTGTCGAGATTGTTGATCGGTATGATGACGCATGTGTCCCTGCTGGTGTGACTGACAAGCTTGCTTACATCCGGAATGATAGTATACCAAAAGCCTGCACAAGGAATCTGACG ATTACAAAGGATATGAAACAGCCGATTTTCGTGTATTATCAGCTGGATAACTTTTACCAGAATCATAGGAG GTATGTCAAGAGCCGTAATGATGTACAGCTAAGAGATAAAAGTAAGGCGAGTGAGACTGACAATTGTGATCCTGAGGCCAAAACGGTAGATGGAAAGCCAATTGTGCCTTGTGGGCTTATTGCATGGAGCCTGTTCAATGATACATATAATCTCATCCGCAACAATGAAACCTTGAGTGTGGATAAGAAAGACATCTCTTGGAAGAGTGACAGAGACCACAAATTTGGGAGTGATGTCTTACCAATGAACTTTCAGAAAGGACCTCTTCAAGGTGGAAAAATACTTGATTCAAAAATCCCG TTGAGTGAACAAGAGGACCTTATTGTTTGGATGCGAACTGCAGCACTTCCAACATTCAGAAAGCTGTATGGTAGGATATATGTTGATCTCAAGGAAAACGATACAATTACAGTCCAATTGGAGAACAACTACAACACCTATAGCTTTAGTGGCAAGAAGAAGTTGGTGCTTTCTACAGCAACCTGGATTGGTGGAAAGAATGATTTTCTGGGCCTTGCATACCTCACTGTTGGTGGAATCTGCTTCTTCTTGGCATTTGCATTCACCTTGTTATACTTGATAAAACCAAG GAAAATGGGAGACAGCAGCTACTTGTCATGGAACAGAGCCACTTTAGGTCGCTGA
- the LOC136465201 gene encoding carboxylesterase 15-like: protein MEWKGVANDAWIPVLAYFHGGGFCIGSGRWPNFHALCLRLASELPAVVLSFDHRLAPEHRLPAAHEDGVRAMSWLHFTAADPWLADVADFASVFVVATRRAATSHTMIIAGLVKAARRAYPRRPPPHVYHGR from the exons ATGGAGTGGAAGG GCGTGGCCAACGACGCATGGATCCCCGTGCTGGCCTACTTCCACGGCGGCGGCTTCTGCATCGGGTCCGGGCGGTGGCCCAACTTCCACGCCTTGTGCCTCCGCCTGGCCTCCGAGCTCCCCGCCGTGGTGCTCTCCTTCGACCACCGCCTGGCGCCCGAGCACCGCCTCCCGGCCGCGCACGAGGACGGCGTCAGGGCCATGTCCTGGCTGCACTTCACCGCTGCCGACCCCTGGCTCGCCGACGTGGCCGACTTTGCGAGCGTCTTCGTCGTGGCCACTCGGCGGGCGGCAACATCGCACACCATGATCATCGCCGGGCTCGTCAAGGCGGCCCGCCGTGCGTATCCGCGGCGCCCTCCTCCTCACGTCTACCATGGCCGATGA